Proteins found in one Seonamhaeicola sp. S2-3 genomic segment:
- a CDS encoding lipopolysaccharide kinase InaA family protein: protein MINCKKVIIVINKEKDQVGNKLVVSLKYKTKKDAIKTIIGNFDDYKEVLGAAERNVIKVAELEGKRFTIKSFKHPNLINQVVYRFFRKSKAQRSFEYANKLLDLGIKTPEPVAYQINISTFLFGKSFYVSELVESDLTYRELTTDFKIHDHEAIIRAFTRFTYKLHENGINFLDHSPGNTLIKRTNSGYEFFLVDLNRMEFAPMDFETRIKNFAKLTIHKSIIEIMSNEYAKCSGKKNRLFLN, encoded by the coding sequence ATGATTAATTGCAAAAAAGTTATTATTGTAATTAATAAAGAGAAAGATCAAGTGGGGAATAAGTTAGTAGTATCCTTAAAGTATAAAACGAAAAAAGACGCTATAAAAACAATAATCGGAAATTTTGATGATTATAAAGAAGTTTTAGGAGCAGCCGAGCGTAATGTTATCAAAGTAGCAGAGCTTGAAGGTAAAAGGTTTACCATAAAGTCTTTTAAACACCCTAATTTGATTAACCAAGTAGTATACCGGTTTTTTAGAAAATCTAAAGCACAGCGTTCTTTTGAATACGCAAACAAATTATTGGATTTGGGTATTAAAACGCCAGAGCCCGTTGCTTATCAGATTAATATATCGACTTTTTTATTCGGAAAAAGTTTTTATGTAAGTGAATTGGTTGAAAGTGATTTAACCTACCGAGAACTAACTACAGATTTTAAGATACATGATCATGAGGCTATAATACGGGCATTTACCAGGTTTACTTATAAGTTGCACGAAAATGGAATAAACTTTTTAGATCACTCTCCTGGAAATACCTTGATAAAGCGTACGAACTCAGGTTATGAGTTTTTTTTGGTAGACCTTAACCGTATGGAGTTTGCTCCAATGGATTTTGAAACTCGAATTAAAAATTTTGCAAAGCTTACTATCCATAAATCGATAATAGAGATTATGAGCAACGAATATGCAAAATGTTCGGGGAAGAAGAACAGGCTATTTTTAAATTAA
- a CDS encoding glycosyltransferase family 2 protein: MKDISAIIINYNSSTYTINCVKSIIEQTSKSLSFEIIIVDNASENEDFESLKNALEALKHPHIKLVKSRYNTGFGGGNMYGIQFANGKHYAFINNDTILQNDCLTLMFQFLENNEKAAICCPQQYDEKGEVKKSFDHFLSLKRELFGRKILEKINPKKYPKRQKIYTQPLRVQSVPGSFFVVKAQEFHEVGGFDTNIFLYYEETDLCYRIATNTKNGYSYLVPEGKYTHFKGKSTNENLEIKKELKISLLYVLQKNSGYVPYLILRWWLTIKSFFKMLIKPKKIVLFKLFLKGAPLSDSLKLKQTITN; this comes from the coding sequence ATGAAAGATATTTCAGCTATAATTATAAATTACAACTCTTCTACTTATACTATAAACTGCGTTAAATCTATTATTGAACAAACTTCTAAATCACTTTCTTTTGAAATTATTATAGTTGACAATGCCTCTGAAAACGAAGATTTTGAAAGTCTAAAAAATGCCTTAGAAGCCTTAAAACACCCACATATAAAACTTGTTAAAAGCCGATACAACACTGGATTTGGGGGAGGCAACATGTACGGTATACAGTTTGCTAACGGAAAACATTATGCTTTTATTAACAATGACACCATTTTACAAAACGACTGTTTAACTCTTATGTTTCAATTCCTTGAGAATAATGAAAAAGCAGCTATTTGTTGTCCCCAACAATACGACGAAAAAGGAGAAGTTAAAAAATCGTTCGATCACTTTTTAAGTTTGAAAAGAGAATTATTTGGCAGAAAAATTTTAGAAAAGATTAATCCTAAAAAATATCCCAAAAGACAAAAAATATACACACAGCCTTTAAGAGTACAAAGTGTTCCAGGTTCATTTTTTGTTGTAAAAGCTCAAGAATTTCATGAAGTTGGTGGCTTCGACACTAATATCTTTCTTTACTATGAAGAAACCGATTTATGTTATCGAATTGCAACAAACACAAAAAATGGCTACAGTTATTTAGTTCCCGAAGGCAAATACACTCATTTTAAAGGCAAAAGCACCAATGAAAACTTAGAAATAAAAAAAGAACTTAAAATTTCGTTATTATATGTTTTACAAAAAAATTCGGGATATGTACCTTACCTAATTTTAAGATGGTGGTTAACAATAAAGTCTTTCTTCAAAATGTTAATTAAGCCAAAAAAAATCGTTCTTTTTAAGCTATTTTTAAAAGGAGCGCCTTTAAGCGATTCGTTAAAACTAAAACAAACTATTACAAACTAA
- a CDS encoding glycosyltransferase family 4 protein codes for MEKRNLKEQLFFLVPHKWKYLWAIFISKFKQASSNGVNSVVFVAREKDKEWIFGAKVRRLSRFSSLISQAYYHDKLRGMPDADGYFYIYQNYFCRCIRSKPSILKKKNIVMFTHPNWGRKYSKTHVVWCLNKADYVICLNSKIKTYLTEIGVKPQLLKVLHIGTSSKFFYRHERGNGDVGLCSNYHERKNPKLVYEIVKHMPERTFHLIGQNWENYSGFQDINNLPNFIYHKEIPYERFPEMYSKIDVFLSPSLLEGGPVPVLEAMMSNCVPVASKTGYCTDLINHGENGFLFDVDSSYEEVLPLIEKAFQLKANIRETVMPYTWENCAKTIDELFLS; via the coding sequence TTGGAGAAAAGAAATTTAAAAGAACAGTTGTTTTTTTTAGTGCCTCATAAATGGAAATATTTGTGGGCTATCTTCATTTCTAAATTTAAACAAGCTTCTTCAAACGGAGTTAATAGTGTAGTTTTTGTAGCAAGAGAAAAAGATAAAGAATGGATTTTTGGAGCCAAGGTCCGCCGGTTGTCCCGTTTTTCATCGTTAATATCTCAGGCATATTATCATGATAAATTACGGGGGATGCCTGATGCAGATGGCTACTTTTACATATATCAAAATTATTTTTGCCGTTGTATTAGAAGCAAACCCAGTATTTTAAAAAAGAAAAATATTGTAATGTTTACTCACCCTAATTGGGGGAGAAAATATTCAAAAACCCATGTGGTTTGGTGTTTAAATAAGGCGGATTATGTAATATGCTTAAATTCTAAGATTAAAACATATTTAACAGAAATAGGGGTAAAACCCCAACTGTTAAAAGTATTGCACATAGGAACCAGTTCAAAATTCTTTTATAGACACGAAAGAGGCAACGGAGATGTTGGTTTGTGTTCGAATTATCATGAAAGAAAGAATCCAAAACTTGTATATGAAATTGTAAAGCATATGCCAGAACGGACGTTTCATCTTATAGGTCAAAATTGGGAGAATTATAGTGGTTTTCAGGATATAAATAATCTGCCGAATTTTATATATCATAAAGAAATTCCGTACGAGAGGTTTCCTGAAATGTACAGTAAAATCGATGTTTTCTTATCGCCTTCTCTATTAGAAGGTGGACCAGTACCAGTGCTTGAAGCTATGATGTCTAATTGTGTGCCCGTGGCATCAAAAACAGGGTACTGTACAGACTTGATAAATCATGGTGAAAATGGGTTTCTTTTTGATGTTGATTCTAGCTACGAAGAGGTGCTGCCATTGATAGAAAAAGCATTTCAGTTAAAGGCAAATATTCGGGAAACAGTAATGCCCTATACTTGGGAAAATTGTGCAAAAACAATTGATGAACTGTTTTTAAGTTGA
- a CDS encoding glycosyltransferase family 4 protein — protein MNILHLSAVSNWGGGENHIENLCTELAITNPEINNIVFCVKNGPFHERLKQTNIKHIASALSIKIDLRFAFNIGKACKTHQIDLIHIHDTTAIQLAIIADKIYNLPPFIFSKKTSFEIKQRKKTLYKYNYPKIKKILCVSEETMRISKKAITDHNKLITIYHGTNLKNKSSKTPFKLRDKYSIKNNTIIIGNIANHIRAKHLDTWVNVANRIINEEQKTNFFFVQIGTFTERTQPLLNRVKELNLNNHMIFLGYTSNASNFIPQFDISLMTSQSEGIPQFIYESMYHKVPVVSTNVGGIPEIITHQKNGLLAPMHDDKALSELILQLVDNPKMAENFINLSHKKVTENFSTSQMAQNTIKIYKHVLNNV, from the coding sequence ATGAACATTTTACATTTATCGGCTGTTTCTAACTGGGGAGGTGGCGAAAATCACATTGAAAACCTCTGCACAGAATTAGCCATTACTAATCCCGAAATCAATAATATTGTATTTTGTGTAAAAAACGGACCTTTCCATGAAAGGCTAAAGCAAACCAATATTAAACATATAGCCTCTGCTCTTTCTATTAAAATAGATTTGCGATTTGCTTTTAATATTGGAAAAGCATGCAAAACCCACCAAATAGACCTTATTCACATACACGACACTACTGCTATACAACTAGCTATTATAGCCGATAAAATATACAACCTACCGCCCTTTATTTTTAGCAAAAAAACATCATTTGAAATAAAACAACGAAAAAAAACATTATACAAATACAACTACCCAAAAATAAAGAAAATCCTTTGTGTGTCTGAAGAAACAATGCGTATTTCAAAAAAGGCCATTACAGACCACAACAAATTAATAACCATTTACCATGGTACCAATTTAAAAAACAAAAGCAGCAAAACTCCTTTTAAATTACGCGATAAATATTCTATAAAAAACAACACTATAATAATTGGCAATATAGCCAACCATATTAGGGCAAAACATTTAGATACTTGGGTTAACGTTGCCAATAGAATTATTAATGAAGAACAAAAAACAAACTTCTTTTTTGTTCAAATAGGCACATTTACCGAACGCACACAACCTCTTTTAAATCGCGTTAAAGAACTCAACTTAAACAATCATATGATATTTTTAGGTTACACATCTAACGCTTCAAATTTCATCCCACAATTTGACATTTCTTTAATGACTTCACAAAGCGAAGGCATACCTCAGTTCATTTACGAGTCTATGTACCATAAAGTCCCTGTAGTAAGCACCAATGTTGGTGGAATCCCAGAAATTATTACCCATCAAAAGAACGGGTTGCTTGCTCCTATGCATGATGACAAAGCGCTTTCAGAATTAATTTTACAACTCGTCGACAATCCTAAAATGGCAGAAAACTTTATTAACCT